In a genomic window of Gloeocapsopsis dulcis:
- a CDS encoding IS701 family transposase, translating to MNFTKLDYCQYLLSSPINYTVTNLADHLDSISHDRINRYLRGEKLTPRLLWDNVKSLLHPSENGYLLFDDTVLDKRSSTSIELTRRQYSGNEHRVVRGIGLISCVYVNGETGQFWVIDYRLSDPDGDAQSKLDHVVAMLEGVVHSKQLPFSTVLMDSWYATQALMARIDQLNKVYYCPLKVNRRVDDSGAQQVYQRIDELDWTSQELDQGKLIKIRGFPKDKKVKLFRVTVSTNTTEFVATNDLSQASTDAVQDECGIRWKIEVRAIPPSHGGMLGSHLEEFHRELKQLTGLEACQCRKARIQHHHIACALLVWSRLKTIAYQTGRTIYQVKYGMLSDYLSEQLKHPSVQMSLA from the coding sequence ATGAACTTCACTAAACTCGACTACTGTCAATATCTGCTCAGCAGCCCCATCAACTACACGGTCACAAACTTGGCAGACCACCTCGACAGCATCAGCCACGACCGGATCAACCGCTATCTGCGGGGTGAGAAACTAACCCCTCGTTTGTTGTGGGACAATGTGAAGTCACTGCTGCACCCGTCGGAGAATGGTTATCTTTTGTTTGACGATACGGTGTTGGACAAACGCTCTTCGACATCAATTGAACTGACACGACGGCAATACAGCGGCAATGAGCATCGAGTGGTTCGAGGCATCGGGTTGATTAGCTGTGTGTATGTCAACGGGGAAACAGGACAGTTTTGGGTGATTGACTATCGCCTGTCTGACCCGGATGGGGATGCTCAGAGCAAGCTAGACCATGTGGTAGCTATGCTAGAAGGAGTAGTCCACAGCAAGCAGTTACCGTTTTCTACCGTGCTGATGGATAGCTGGTACGCCACTCAAGCTTTGATGGCGCGAATCGACCAGCTCAACAAGGTGTACTACTGCCCCCTCAAAGTGAATCGACGGGTCGATGATAGTGGAGCTCAGCAGGTGTATCAGCGCATTGACGAGTTAGATTGGACGAGCCAAGAATTAGACCAGGGCAAGCTCATCAAGATTCGTGGGTTTCCCAAAGATAAGAAAGTGAAACTGTTCCGGGTTACTGTTTCTACCAACACAACGGAGTTTGTCGCCACCAACGACTTATCTCAAGCGTCCACCGATGCCGTACAAGATGAGTGCGGTATCCGTTGGAAGATTGAGGTGCGAGCAATTCCGCCGTCGCACGGCGGAATGCTTGGATCGCACCTTGAGGAGTTTCACCGCGAACTGAAGCAGTTGACGGGACTCGAAGCTTGCCAGTGCCGCAAAGCCCGAATTCAGCACCATCATATTGCTTGTGCCCTGTTGGTTTGGAGTCGTCTCAAAACGATTGCTTATCAAACGGGCAGAACGATTTATCAGGTTAAGTATGGGATGTTGTCAGACTACTTGAGTGAGCAACTCAAGCATCCTTCTGTTCAAATGTCCCTTGCGTAA
- a CDS encoding phytanoyl-CoA dioxygenase family protein: MLRRIKRFSQRLQRELSVIKPEIIGMINDRKGYLRQPRNQFTQQGYEVIPEFLDKQECDRLIKVADSYINNHSYVIAGDCYLLCRKDIHDVDLDVQQIMNAQEIDDQLAQLFNSHIIENIFEARTGERVLLRNISIKIDNPDTTSKRGYHTDCVTKTVYKVFIYLTDVNEYGDGPYTVIPGSHLHIYRRLVNYCYGWIKQVLYASRNSRNYKEDIQLLYNDTQAVPLFGKAGTMVISNQQLVHKGWHQQDKSRRYALVCYVIPVKDYHGQRFSFGRIALQQKNVEIISN; this comes from the coding sequence ATGCTCAGACGCATTAAAAGATTTAGTCAACGTCTTCAGCGAGAATTATCGGTCATTAAGCCAGAAATAATTGGAATGATTAATGATCGTAAAGGGTATCTACGACAACCACGCAATCAGTTCACTCAGCAAGGCTACGAAGTTATTCCTGAGTTTTTGGATAAGCAAGAGTGCGATCGCTTAATTAAAGTAGCAGATTCTTATATAAACAACCACAGCTATGTTATTGCTGGAGACTGCTATTTACTTTGTCGTAAAGATATCCACGATGTGGACTTGGACGTTCAACAAATTATGAATGCCCAAGAAATTGACGATCAACTTGCACAACTTTTCAATTCACACATCATTGAAAATATATTTGAAGCACGCACTGGCGAACGTGTTTTGCTGCGAAATATCTCAATTAAGATTGACAATCCTGATACTACCTCAAAGCGAGGTTATCATACTGATTGCGTAACTAAGACAGTGTATAAAGTGTTTATCTATCTTACTGATGTTAACGAATATGGTGATGGACCATACACTGTTATTCCTGGCTCTCATCTTCACATATACAGAAGACTAGTTAATTATTGCTATGGTTGGATAAAGCAAGTACTGTATGCTTCCCGAAATAGCCGTAATTATAAAGAAGATATTCAACTTTTATATAACGATACACAAGCAGTTCCGCTATTTGGTAAAGCAGGAACAATGGTCATATCTAATCAACAGTTAGTACATAAAGGATGGCATCAGCAAGACAAGAGTAGAAGATATGCCTTAGTTTGCTACGTCATCCCCGTGAAGGACTATCATGGTCAACGCTTTTCTTTTGGTAGAATTGCACTACAACAAAAAAACGTAGAAATTATCAGTAATTAG
- the mtnA gene encoding S-methyl-5-thioribose-1-phosphate isomerase: MSSCPSQVFPIVWYENSVLLIDQTRLPHEYAFVEIHRCEDMVQAIKTMIVRGAPAIGVAAAYGMYLGAREISTQNREEFLHQLEEVAVMLRATRPTAVNLFWAIGRMLKTAYETLGSVEQIKQALLYTAQTINAEDLQTCQAIGDRGLEVLPSTPDKLNILTHCNAGALATAGYGTALGVVRCAWAKGRLARVYADETRPRLQGAKLTAWECTQEGIPVTLITDNMAAHCMQQRLIHAVVVGADRIAANGDTANKIGTYSLAIVAQAHNIPFFIAAPLSTIDFSLTTGSEIPIEERDTSEVYAIGDTIIAPEGVEFYNPAFDVTSADLITAIITEHGAFAPNQLQEKLKEKHLV; this comes from the coding sequence ATGTCCTCTTGCCCTTCCCAGGTTTTTCCCATTGTTTGGTATGAAAACTCAGTCTTACTAATCGATCAAACTCGGCTACCCCACGAGTATGCATTCGTCGAGATTCACCGCTGCGAAGATATGGTACAGGCAATTAAAACCATGATTGTGCGCGGTGCACCCGCAATTGGTGTTGCTGCTGCCTATGGTATGTACCTCGGGGCACGTGAGATTTCAACTCAAAATCGCGAAGAATTTCTGCATCAGCTAGAGGAAGTTGCTGTGATGCTACGCGCAACACGTCCTACGGCTGTTAACTTGTTTTGGGCGATCGGCCGCATGTTAAAAACGGCATACGAAACACTGGGTTCAGTTGAACAAATTAAACAAGCTTTACTATACACTGCGCAAACAATCAATGCCGAAGACTTACAAACATGTCAAGCGATCGGCGATCGCGGTTTAGAAGTTTTACCCTCCACTCCAGACAAACTAAATATTCTCACCCACTGCAACGCGGGTGCTTTAGCAACAGCAGGCTACGGTACAGCTTTGGGTGTGGTACGTTGTGCTTGGGCAAAAGGCAGATTAGCCAGAGTTTATGCTGATGAAACGCGTCCCCGTTTACAAGGCGCAAAATTGACTGCATGGGAATGCACTCAAGAAGGAATTCCTGTCACTCTGATTACTGATAACATGGCAGCACACTGTATGCAACAGAGATTAATTCATGCGGTTGTTGTTGGTGCAGATCGGATTGCGGCAAATGGAGACACAGCAAATAAAATTGGCACATACAGTTTAGCAATTGTTGCTCAAGCCCATAATATCCCTTTCTTTATTGCTGCCCCCCTCTCAACGATTGATTTTTCTCTCACAACTGGCAGTGAAATTCCAATTGAAGAACGCGATACAAGTGAAGTTTACGCGATTGGTGACACTATAATTGCTCCCGAAGGAGTTGAGTTTTACAATCCGGCATTCGATGTAACTTCTGCAGATTTAATTACAGCAATTATTACTGAACATGGTGCATTTGCTCCAAATCAGCTACAGGAGAAGCTGAAAGAAAAACATCTAGTTTGA
- a CDS encoding GNAT family N-acetyltransferase, with the protein MPANSLDSQLTLTPCNPQVHGSFIRSLTRDNFYLMITRTIGWDEELHQQEPRFPERYTMVYGNYDLIGFFSIREASDYLYIHTIQLVASFRGKGYGTTLLQHIENIARTKNLQRIHLSVFKENPAQRLYRRLGYKLIAQDGYLIRMEKLLEAN; encoded by the coding sequence ATGCCTGCAAATTCCTTGGATTCACAACTTACTCTTACTCCTTGCAATCCTCAAGTACACGGCTCGTTTATCCGGTCACTAACCAGAGATAATTTTTATCTGATGATAACTCGTACCATCGGCTGGGACGAGGAACTTCACCAACAAGAACCGCGCTTTCCAGAAAGATACACAATGGTGTATGGCAACTACGACCTCATTGGCTTTTTTTCGATTCGAGAGGCAAGCGATTACCTATATATCCATACTATTCAGCTTGTAGCATCATTTCGTGGTAAAGGGTATGGCACAACCTTGCTACAACACATAGAGAACATCGCTAGGACAAAGAACCTACAACGCATCCACTTGAGCGTATTCAAAGAAAATCCTGCCCAAAGACTTTATCGGAGGCTAGGTTACAAGTTAATAGCACAGGATGGATATCTCATCCGTATGGAAAAATTACTAGAGGCAAACTAA
- a CDS encoding WecB/TagA/CpsF family glycosyltransferase — protein MSEAALLDSVLGLPVHLMDDYISWLRSRLKQEIGTHVITLNAEMTIQAEQHTALAQAIQQAELVIPDGAGIVLYMLLRGKRIQRCPGIELAELLLESIGQTPTPYPIFFYGGAPGVAAQAAKNWQQQSPHLQIAGTEHGYLSATEVERLKQTLQKLQPRLILVGLGVPRQELWIAQNRYLCPQATWIGVGGSFDIWAGTKSRAPAWLGNNHLEWLYRLYQEPWRWRRMSALPKFAGKALVSRLTQT, from the coding sequence ATGTCTGAGGCAGCACTGCTAGATTCTGTACTCGGTTTGCCAGTTCATCTTATGGATGACTATATTAGTTGGCTGCGATCGCGCCTAAAACAAGAAATTGGCACTCATGTGATCACTCTAAACGCAGAAATGACAATCCAAGCAGAGCAGCATACTGCTTTAGCTCAAGCAATTCAACAAGCCGAGTTAGTCATTCCTGATGGTGCTGGAATTGTCTTGTATATGCTACTTCGTGGTAAACGCATCCAGCGGTGTCCAGGAATTGAGCTTGCAGAGCTACTTTTAGAAAGTATCGGACAAACACCAACGCCTTATCCGATATTTTTCTATGGAGGTGCTCCAGGAGTAGCTGCCCAAGCCGCAAAAAATTGGCAACAGCAATCGCCGCATCTGCAAATAGCTGGCACAGAGCATGGTTACTTATCAGCAACTGAAGTAGAAAGATTAAAGCAAACGTTGCAGAAACTTCAACCCAGACTGATTTTGGTAGGACTCGGAGTGCCGCGTCAAGAATTATGGATTGCCCAAAATCGTTATTTATGCCCTCAAGCAACTTGGATAGGCGTTGGAGGTAGCTTTGATATTTGGGCGGGTACGAAGTCTAGAGCGCCAGCTTGGTTAGGAAACAATCATTTAGAGTGGCTGTATCGCTTGTATCAGGAACCTTGGCGTTGGCGGCGGATGTCAGCTTTGCCTAAGTTTGCTGGAAAGGCTTTGGTTAGCCGATTAACACAAACTTAA
- a CDS encoding filamentous hemagglutinin N-terminal domain-containing protein, translating to MISSTVFLLKTLLNSKQLSLNLLRSAFVLKQQKPELVALASCRRTLGYTTGLACIGLVGSLLVTSSARALPAAGEVQAGPAQINQVNPDQLNIIQQSDRAVINWQSFSVGEQQQVNFQQPSATSATLNRVTGNDRSDITGRVTANGAVMLVNPNGILFGSTAAVDVAGLMATTLDIRNQDFLNGQYSFSAVPGMPAAMVENQGQITVKEGGLAALVAPGVANNGVINARLGKVVLASGTKATLDLTGDGLVSLAVDPTLAQQLQGADGKPLSSLVNHSGQINADGGVVTLSARAGKAVVDNTINVSGVIQARSVAERNGKIVLSGEDQGVVAVSGTLDASGKETGQTGGKVNVLGNLVGLFDNAKVDVSGDAGGGTALVGGDYQGKGTVANAQQTYVSNHATINADAVSNGDGGKAVVWSDNTTRFNGNISARGGSTAGNGGNIEVSGKQLLDFQGMVYANAPYGLPGTLLLDPKNIIIADSDKQRAAYISDTFIYWDGANYRGGGTASNQAAMDAAFGAGNWENLSLASTEANPFTTGTGNDYKFIFLDGSDSQAVNLSNYLATNSASIDAWVKQGGHLIVNSAPNVGGNFSMGFGVTLNYPNYAGSVVAANPSHPIFDGSTGTAFSGNYFSHAAVSGGGITPIISNDSGGIVLGEKPVEQGLALFGGMTTANYHEPQPQASNLRTNIIKYASAPTPLSGNEVFTQNPATTATIAPSQITKITNAGTAVVLQANNDIKVNSAITTSAGGNGGALTLQAGRSILINANITTDNGNLTLAANDANAIAAQRDPGAAAITMAPGTTLNAGSGKVSISLNQGTETENNPSGNVTIGSITAKQIDIVNAGGITTQNDIITNGGDINLTSSGGTINTTAGRLNTSGSTGGNITLSALGNIYSGTLATYAGAGSTGNGGSIILNSTKGEIDTTAGILNSTTTSGKGGAIALTAAGNISTGDVLTYATDSRATAATSISLAKPELLTPREEI from the coding sequence ATGATTAGTTCAACGGTTTTTCTGCTCAAGACGCTGCTCAACTCAAAACAACTAAGTTTAAATCTTTTAAGATCTGCTTTTGTACTTAAACAGCAAAAGCCGGAACTGGTAGCGCTGGCATCTTGCCGGAGGACGCTTGGCTACACAACTGGGTTAGCTTGCATCGGGTTAGTGGGGTCATTGTTAGTGACCTCATCTGCTAGAGCACTGCCAGCAGCAGGAGAGGTGCAAGCAGGTCCGGCACAGATTAATCAAGTTAATCCCGACCAATTAAATATCATCCAGCAGTCAGATCGAGCTGTGATTAATTGGCAGAGCTTTAGTGTGGGAGAACAACAGCAAGTCAATTTCCAGCAGCCCTCTGCCACATCAGCAACGCTGAACCGAGTGACAGGTAATGATCGCTCTGATATTACTGGTCGCGTTACAGCAAACGGTGCTGTGATGTTGGTCAACCCCAATGGGATTTTGTTTGGTTCCACCGCTGCTGTGGATGTGGCAGGCTTGATGGCGACAACGCTGGATATTCGCAACCAAGATTTCCTCAATGGTCAATATAGTTTTAGTGCTGTACCTGGAATGCCTGCGGCAATGGTAGAAAACCAGGGGCAAATTACCGTGAAGGAAGGAGGATTGGCAGCACTGGTAGCACCAGGAGTCGCTAATAACGGGGTGATTAATGCCCGTTTGGGTAAGGTAGTGCTAGCTTCTGGCACGAAAGCTACTTTGGATTTAACTGGAGATGGTCTGGTATCCCTGGCAGTAGACCCAACTCTAGCTCAACAATTGCAAGGAGCAGATGGCAAACCTTTGAGTTCTCTGGTGAATCACAGCGGTCAAATTAATGCTGACGGAGGCGTAGTAACGTTAAGCGCTCGTGCAGGGAAAGCAGTCGTTGACAATACCATCAATGTGTCTGGGGTAATTCAAGCGCGTTCGGTGGCGGAGCGCAATGGCAAAATTGTTTTGTCAGGTGAAGATCAAGGCGTTGTTGCTGTATCGGGAACTTTGGATGCTTCTGGCAAAGAAACAGGACAGACTGGCGGTAAAGTGAATGTATTGGGAAATCTAGTTGGTCTGTTCGATAATGCCAAGGTTGACGTATCGGGTGACGCTGGTGGCGGCACGGCTTTAGTAGGTGGCGACTATCAGGGTAAGGGAACGGTAGCGAATGCTCAGCAGACTTACGTCAGCAATCATGCCACAATTAATGCTGACGCTGTAAGCAATGGTGATGGGGGCAAGGCAGTTGTTTGGTCTGACAATACCACCCGCTTCAATGGCAATATCAGTGCTCGTGGTGGTAGTACGGCTGGTAATGGCGGCAATATAGAAGTTTCCGGTAAACAACTGCTGGATTTCCAGGGTATGGTCTATGCCAATGCCCCTTATGGCTTACCAGGAACTTTACTATTAGATCCCAAAAACATCATCATTGCTGATTCTGATAAGCAACGTGCAGCATATATCAGTGACACTTTCATTTACTGGGACGGTGCGAACTATCGTGGGGGAGGAACAGCTAGTAATCAAGCAGCTATGGATGCGGCGTTTGGTGCGGGAAATTGGGAGAACTTGAGCCTTGCTAGCACTGAAGCCAACCCTTTTACTACAGGCACGGGTAACGATTACAAATTTATCTTCTTGGATGGTAGTGACAGCCAAGCAGTCAATTTAAGCAACTACTTAGCAACCAACTCAGCCAGCATCGATGCGTGGGTTAAACAAGGCGGACACTTAATTGTGAATTCTGCTCCCAACGTAGGGGGTAATTTCTCAATGGGTTTTGGGGTAACGCTGAATTATCCTAACTATGCTGGCTCTGTTGTTGCTGCTAATCCATCCCATCCCATCTTCGACGGCTCCACAGGAACCGCCTTTAGTGGAAATTACTTTAGCCACGCGGCTGTCTCAGGTGGAGGCATCACTCCTATCATCTCGAACGACTCTGGTGGCATTGTACTGGGAGAAAAACCAGTCGAGCAAGGGCTTGCTCTGTTTGGCGGAATGACGACTGCCAATTACCACGAGCCGCAACCACAAGCTAGCAATTTACGTACCAACATCATTAAGTATGCATCTGCACCTACGCCTCTGAGCGGCAACGAAGTCTTCACCCAAAATCCGGCTACTACTGCGACTATTGCACCCAGTCAAATTACCAAAATTACTAATGCAGGTACGGCTGTTGTCCTGCAAGCTAATAATGACATCAAAGTCAACAGCGCAATTACAACCTCTGCTGGGGGAAATGGTGGAGCGCTGACGTTGCAAGCTGGTCGGAGCATCTTAATCAATGCCAATATCACTACGGACAACGGCAATCTGACACTTGCGGCTAATGATGCCAATGCTATAGCGGCACAACGCGACCCTGGCGCAGCAGCGATTACTATGGCTCCTGGAACAACGCTGAATGCTGGCTCTGGGAAGGTCAGCATCTCCCTGAATCAGGGGACTGAAACCGAAAATAATCCCAGTGGTAATGTCACTATCGGCAGCATCACTGCCAAGCAAATAGATATTGTTAATGCTGGTGGGATCACTACTCAAAATGACATCATTACCAATGGCGGTGACATCAACCTCACCAGTAGCGGCGGCACCATTAACACTACTGCTGGCAGGCTCAACACCTCTGGTAGTACTGGCGGCAACATCACTCTATCTGCGTTGGGCAACATTTATTCTGGTACTCTAGCTACTTATGCTGGTGCTGGCAGCACGGGTAATGGTGGGAGCATCATTCTCAACAGCACTAAAGGAGAAATTGATACAACAGCAGGTATTCTCAACTCAACTACAACTTCTGGCAAGGGTGGAGCGATCGCTCTCACTGCCGCTGGCAACATCAGCACGGGTGATGTGTTGACCTATGCTACCGATAGCAGGGCGACGGCGGCAACATCAATTTCACTAGCAAAACCGGAACTATTGACACCACGAGAGGAAATCTGA
- the dxs gene encoding 1-deoxy-D-xylulose-5-phosphate synthase, which produces MHLSEITHPNQLHGLSIRQLQQIARQIRDKHLQTVAASGGHLGPGLGVVELTLALYQTLDLDHDKVIWDVGHQAYPHKLITGRYSRFHTLRQKDGVAGYLKRCENKFDHFGAGHASTSISAALGMALARDLKGEKFKVVAVIGDGALTGGMALEAINHAGHLPKTNLLVVLNDNEMSISPNVGAISRHLNKMRLSPPVQFLSDNLEEQVKQIPFVGDSLETELERFKEGMKRLAVPKVGAVFEELGITYMGPVDGHNLEELIATFKQAHKIAGPVLVHVATVKGKGYAIAEQDQVGYHAQSPFNLTTGKAIPSSKPKPPGYSKVFAHALVKLAENNPKIVGITAAMATGTGLDKLQAKLPQQYIDVGIAEQHAVTLAAGLACEGMRPVVAIYSTFLQRGYDQIVHDVCIQNLPVFFCMDRAGIVGADGPTHQGMYDIAYLRCLPNLVLMAPKDESELQRMVVTGVNHTDGPIAMRYPRGNGYGVPLMEEGWEPVEIGKGETLRHGDDVLLLGFGSTVYPAMQVAEILSEHGIQATVVNARFAKPLDTELILPLAQRIGRVVTLEEGCLMGGFGSAVAEALLDADVVVPVKRFGVPDVLVDHASPDQSKAELSLTSPQIAQEVLKAFFNKTLSSVS; this is translated from the coding sequence ATGCACCTGAGTGAAATCACCCATCCTAACCAGTTGCACGGCTTATCGATTCGCCAATTGCAGCAGATCGCCCGTCAAATTCGGGATAAGCATTTGCAAACCGTGGCGGCGAGTGGCGGACACCTGGGACCAGGATTAGGTGTGGTTGAGTTAACACTAGCGCTTTACCAAACCCTAGACCTCGACCACGATAAAGTAATTTGGGATGTAGGACACCAAGCCTATCCCCACAAACTCATTACTGGTCGCTATAGTCGCTTTCATACATTGCGACAAAAAGACGGTGTAGCGGGCTATTTAAAGCGTTGTGAAAACAAGTTCGACCACTTCGGCGCGGGTCATGCTTCCACAAGCATATCTGCTGCGTTAGGCATGGCACTCGCACGAGATTTAAAAGGCGAAAAATTTAAAGTTGTCGCGGTTATTGGCGATGGTGCCCTAACTGGTGGTATGGCATTAGAAGCGATTAACCATGCAGGGCACTTGCCTAAAACAAACCTACTTGTGGTGTTAAATGACAATGAAATGTCGATCTCACCTAACGTAGGTGCAATTTCGCGCCATTTGAACAAAATGCGTTTAAGTCCGCCAGTACAGTTTCTTTCGGATAATTTAGAAGAACAAGTAAAACAAATTCCTTTTGTCGGAGATTCCTTAGAAACCGAACTCGAACGGTTTAAAGAAGGAATGAAGCGGCTAGCAGTACCAAAAGTAGGAGCTGTCTTTGAAGAATTAGGCATTACCTACATGGGACCTGTTGATGGGCATAACTTGGAAGAACTGATTGCCACTTTCAAGCAAGCACACAAAATTGCAGGACCAGTACTCGTACACGTCGCCACTGTTAAAGGTAAAGGATATGCGATCGCCGAACAAGACCAAGTAGGCTATCACGCGCAGTCGCCTTTTAACCTGACAACGGGTAAAGCCATTCCTTCCAGTAAACCTAAGCCCCCTGGATATTCCAAAGTGTTTGCCCACGCCTTGGTCAAACTTGCGGAAAATAATCCCAAAATTGTTGGTATTACGGCAGCAATGGCAACGGGTACGGGGCTAGACAAACTACAAGCCAAACTTCCTCAACAGTACATTGATGTTGGTATTGCAGAACAACACGCTGTCACTTTAGCTGCAGGCTTAGCTTGTGAGGGAATGCGTCCAGTTGTCGCGATCTACTCAACTTTCTTGCAACGCGGCTACGACCAAATTGTTCACGATGTGTGCATCCAAAACCTACCTGTGTTCTTCTGTATGGATCGGGCGGGAATTGTTGGTGCGGATGGTCCAACGCATCAAGGAATGTACGACATTGCTTATTTGCGCTGCTTACCCAACTTGGTGTTGATGGCACCGAAAGATGAATCTGAGTTGCAGCGGATGGTTGTCACAGGCGTGAACCACACTGATGGTCCAATCGCGATGCGCTATCCTCGCGGTAACGGCTATGGCGTTCCTTTGATGGAAGAAGGGTGGGAACCAGTCGAGATCGGCAAAGGCGAAACTCTACGTCATGGTGATGATGTGCTCCTGCTAGGATTTGGTTCAACGGTTTACCCAGCAATGCAAGTTGCTGAAATTCTCAGCGAACATGGCATTCAAGCGACAGTCGTCAACGCTCGGTTTGCTAAGCCGCTTGACACCGAATTGATTCTACCATTGGCACAACGCATTGGACGTGTTGTCACTTTGGAAGAAGGTTGTTTAATGGGTGGCTTTGGTTCGGCTGTAGCGGAAGCATTACTCGATGCAGATGTTGTTGTACCTGTCAAGCGATTTGGCGTACCTGATGTATTGGTAGATCATGCTTCTCCCGATCAATCTAAAGCAGAACTGAGTTTAACTAGTCCCCAAATAGCACAAGAAGTGTTAAAAGCCTTTTTTAACAAAACACTTTCATCGGTAAGCTAA
- a CDS encoding sensor histidine kinase: MFQATRRRLALWYTSVTAVLLLLFASGVYLYVRSTLIERIDDTLNHVVEVVERSLVIESTTTNTEQFRINIEATFRDNADAVEDDHIDLEWFSPTGELLWSTLSEPLGLPVHPDRTGETVKVIRHQDSVEGQEDYTPLLLRQVTERVEVGRQVLGYLRVSHPWFEVTKPIRQLIFDLSLGTGVMVLSVAFCGWFLSGKAMEPVRESYQRLKQFTADASHELRSPITLIQTNVQVALTDPELREASGAAAKYHQQLTVIERLTQRLGRLVDDLLFLARQDSGIVQPSFAVCPLDALLMEVVEEQQLSAAEKDITLSLHLVEAPESHNLQLIEDWFTFQGDWNQLVRLFTNLIVNAVHYTPQGGKVNVELARIASPLATRIALLQVKVSDTGIGIPETALPRLFDRFYRVDPARTHTATTPVAIPTGSGLGLAIANAIAENHHGQIQVESTLLQGTTFIVTLPINTES; this comes from the coding sequence ATGTTCCAAGCTACTCGTCGTCGTTTGGCTTTGTGGTACACATCTGTAACTGCTGTGCTACTACTGCTGTTTGCTAGTGGAGTTTATTTGTATGTTCGCAGTACATTAATCGAGCGAATTGACGATACTCTCAATCACGTTGTCGAGGTAGTCGAGCGATCGCTTGTTATTGAATCCACCACAACTAATACTGAGCAATTCCGCATCAACATCGAAGCAACTTTTCGAGATAATGCAGACGCTGTCGAAGACGACCACATCGATTTAGAATGGTTTAGCCCCACTGGCGAACTACTCTGGTCAACTTTATCTGAACCATTAGGTCTTCCAGTACATCCGGATCGAACTGGTGAAACTGTAAAGGTTATTCGACATCAAGATTCAGTCGAGGGACAGGAAGATTATACTCCACTTTTACTTCGACAAGTGACCGAAAGAGTCGAAGTTGGACGACAAGTACTAGGGTATTTACGCGTCAGTCACCCGTGGTTTGAAGTCACAAAACCAATCCGCCAGTTAATTTTTGACTTAAGCCTTGGTACGGGGGTAATGGTACTTTCCGTTGCGTTTTGTGGTTGGTTTCTTTCGGGAAAAGCGATGGAACCTGTGCGCGAATCGTACCAACGCCTCAAACAGTTTACTGCTGATGCTTCCCACGAACTCAGAAGTCCGATTACACTGATTCAAACAAATGTCCAAGTAGCACTAACCGATCCCGAACTGCGAGAAGCTTCAGGTGCTGCTGCTAAATATCACCAACAGTTAACAGTCATAGAAAGACTAACCCAAAGACTGGGTCGCTTAGTTGACGATTTACTCTTTCTCGCACGACAAGATAGCGGTATTGTACAGCCATCTTTTGCCGTGTGTCCCTTGGATGCTTTGCTGATGGAAGTCGTGGAAGAACAACAACTATCAGCAGCCGAGAAGGATATTACACTGTCACTGCACTTAGTCGAGGCTCCTGAATCACATAACCTCCAACTAATTGAAGATTGGTTTACGTTCCAAGGTGATTGGAATCAGCTAGTTCGTTTATTTACCAACTTAATCGTTAACGCTGTACACTATACGCCCCAAGGTGGCAAAGTTAATGTTGAGTTAGCACGAATCGCTTCGCCGCTGGCGACTCGGATAGCTTTGCTGCAAGTTAAAGTAAGCGATACAGGTATTGGTATCCCTGAAACAGCGTTACCACGATTGTTTGATCGTTTTTATCGCGTAGATCCTGCACGTACTCATACTGCAACAACTCCTGTTGCCATACCAACAGGTTCAGGGCTGGGTTTAGCGATCGCCAACGCGATCGCCGAAAATCACCATGGTCAAATTCAAGTAGAAAGTACTTTACTTCAAGGTACAACTTTTATTGTTACTTTACCAATAAATACTGAGTCTTAA